One Anopheles marshallii chromosome 3, idAnoMarsDA_429_01, whole genome shotgun sequence genomic region harbors:
- the LOC128712920 gene encoding uncharacterized protein LOC128712920, giving the protein MKPAVTFAGVLGLEFLLLLLLVVTHAHTQQSLPDVASAQDSVLPPHAAPTLDATEPAGHKDDSQQQHPPADDAKTDVHAGNSVVVNWKLACKQLCSAGLGGPSCGSIWLRTTTTDPDTLSLDKKTLDGVCPALCANGLGVSKCDCKSYQPKVQFNQNLVCGAFCTVASKQLAGCSSCEGIDPNQGTLGAFQQAYETTTPNWDELCSMFCKMGDGGTLCNCDLPPFF; this is encoded by the exons ATGAAA CCTGCCGTAACCTTTGCCGGTGTGCTGGGATTGgagttcctgctgctgctgctgctggttgtaACGCATGCCCACACGCAACAATCCCTGCCGGATGTGGCTAGTGCGCAGGATTCGGTTCTCCCGCCACATGCCGCACCCACCCTGGACGCCACCGAACCGGCGGGACATAAGGATGattcgcagcagcagcatcctcCGGCGGACGACGCTAAAACGGACGTCCACGCTGGAAACAGCGTAGTTGTGAACTGGAAGCTGGCCTGCAAACAGCTCTGCAG TGCAGGGCTGGGCGGTCCCAGCTGCGGGTCAATATGGCTACGCACCACCACTACCGACCCGGACACACTATCCTTGGATAAGAAAACCCTGGATGGGGTCTGTCCAGCGCTGTGTGCTAATGGCTTAG GTGTTTCCAAATGTGACTGCAAAAGTTACCAGCCGAAGGTGCAGTTCAATCAAAACCTCGTCTGCGGGGCGTTCTGTACCGTGGCCAGCAAGCAGCTGGccggctgcagcagctgcgAAGGCATTGACCCCAACCAAGGCACCTTGGGAGCGTTCCAGCAAGCCTACGAAACGACAACACCGAACTGGGACGAGCTCTGTTCAATGTTTTGCAAGATGGGAGACGGCGGAACACTGTGCAACTGTGATTTGCCGCCGTTCTTCTAG